A window of Thermodesulfobacteriota bacterium genomic DNA:
GTTACAAATGAAATCAGTGTAATTAATGATGACAGAAGAACCTTTGTATTAATCATTGTATAGTTAATAAACTCACTTTTATCAAAGATGTTTCAGAGCTGGAAATAGCAAAAGGAAATGCATCCTCTATTTATGGAGAATGAAATTATTGTACCCCCACCTCCATCCTCTCCCACTCGTGGGGGAGGAGATATAAAGTCCCTCTTTCTTAAAGAGCCTGTCATGAGTCCATCGAATGGGGATTTAGGGAGATTTTAACGTCTCCGCTTCTGATTTTCTTAATACTGAAACAAGTTCAGCACAGGCCGCAATTTTTGGAAGGCCGACTTAAAGGATTTTTTCTCCCCCGCTTTCAATAAAATATGGAAATAAGTAATTGTTATTCATCACTGACTTCAGCAAGCGGCTTACCATTCCAATGCTCAAACGTTGCAAAAGATGAGACTGGTTTTCGCTTTAGTCTGGTTAGGTGCTTGACCGGCTTTCCAAGCGGTATAATTGCGGATACTGCAAAGTGTTCGGGAATACCTAAGAGTTCCTGCAGCTTGGGTTCCTGTGAAATTGCTAAGGTTGTAATCGTCCCACTATAGCCTTCATGTCTGGCGGCAAGCAATATGTTCCAGATAAATGGATAAATTGAAGCGCCGCTGACTACACCGACACGGTTCAAATATTGATCCATTGATGCAACCACCTTCAGATCGACACACACGACGAGCACAACAGCCGCTTGTAGGTATGGTTTTGTAAAATGGGATGGCGCAGGTGTGAGTTCAATCGTTCGAGCGTCAACATTCGTCGGATCGACAGTGTTCCAGGGATTCTCCCCAGCTTCTATTTGTGCTGAATACCGCTTTGCAGCCGGTATGGTTAACTGCGCTAACGCTTCCCTCGTTTCTTGCTTACGTA
This region includes:
- a CDS encoding nitroreductase family protein, with translation MELYDVMRTTFSTREFTDDPMPDPTLFKILDNARFAPSGGNRQGWRVIIIRKQETREALAQLTIPAAKRYSAQIEAGENPWNTVDPTNVDARTIELTPAPSHFTKPYLQAAVVLVVCVDLKVVASMDQYLNRVGVVSGASIYPFIWNILLAARHEGYSGTITTLAISQEPKLQELLGIPEHFAVSAIIPLGKPVKHLTRLKRKPVSSFATFEHWNGKPLAEVSDE